In a genomic window of Vibrio gigantis:
- a CDS encoding DUF4381 domain-containing protein: MSDNRVLLKGLIDPATSIDVSWLPTTVGWKVIITLILVWGSWKLYYLFHIHKANKYRRVAITAISRTKQDAMDEQCLQQELRRINSVLKQVACYSFPGSKVAMLSGNEWSEFLTISSPQPIFDRVLLLQWQQDIYKPSSDYGWSKSELDQIRSSAIAWVKNHVRDCDDRV, encoded by the coding sequence GTGTCCGATAATCGCGTTTTACTCAAAGGTTTAATCGATCCAGCCACTAGTATTGATGTAAGTTGGTTGCCAACAACCGTAGGTTGGAAAGTCATCATTACCCTCATATTGGTGTGGGGGAGCTGGAAGTTGTACTACCTTTTTCATATCCATAAAGCGAACAAATATCGTCGTGTGGCGATAACAGCGATCAGCAGAACTAAACAAGACGCCATGGATGAACAGTGTTTGCAACAGGAGTTGCGCAGAATAAACAGTGTGCTTAAACAGGTGGCTTGCTACTCGTTCCCAGGCAGTAAGGTTGCGATGCTCAGTGGTAATGAGTGGAGTGAGTTCCTTACAATCTCTTCACCGCAACCCATTTTTGACAGAGTGCTTTTGTTGCAATGGCAGCAAGATATCTATAAGCCATCATCAGACTACGGTTGGAGCAAAAGTGAATTAGATCAGATTCGATCTAGTGCGATTGCATGGGTAAAAAACCATGTGAGGGATTGCGATGATCGAGTTTGA
- a CDS encoding tetratricopeptide repeat protein: MKLRLANWSVALFIVVGTSLTLYSHFSQASSAQSIGVESVSPVETLAEQREQLLAEYSQNDGLPLVQRTAATENLGMYYGPNSIIAVARASRSEHPEMRLAAIQAALQWQGKAKWDVVSPLLDDEDRDVNAQAVRTLIVLSPQLSGEYLDHLGQAVDRHLTLLSNDLDGDLERAWIYTLQSKFNQAELIYSDRFENNKEPRVAIAYSEYLKSMDDDNQAQYVLTQALIEFPESAALHYSLGLSYLRTHERVNALRHLRNAYDLAPANGSYGYTYATLARENDVETAITVYQAIYQNHAQPAYLYALCDTLLVAGKDATSCLTELESVVPQDVVSKLKKLYLPN, encoded by the coding sequence ATGAAACTTCGGTTAGCCAATTGGTCAGTAGCGTTGTTCATTGTTGTTGGTACGTCGCTTACCCTTTACTCTCATTTCTCACAGGCATCGAGTGCCCAATCAATAGGGGTTGAAAGCGTTAGTCCAGTGGAAACTCTGGCTGAGCAACGCGAGCAGCTGCTTGCTGAGTACTCGCAAAATGATGGTTTGCCCTTAGTTCAGCGCACAGCTGCGACGGAAAACTTAGGGATGTATTACGGCCCGAACTCGATCATTGCCGTTGCAAGAGCTTCACGCTCTGAACATCCGGAAATGCGATTGGCGGCAATACAAGCCGCACTACAGTGGCAGGGCAAAGCAAAGTGGGATGTCGTATCTCCATTGCTAGATGATGAGGATCGTGATGTAAACGCGCAAGCAGTCCGTACGCTGATCGTTCTTTCGCCGCAGTTGTCAGGGGAATACCTCGACCACTTAGGTCAAGCGGTTGATAGACACTTAACCTTACTATCAAACGATCTTGATGGTGACTTAGAGCGAGCTTGGATTTACACGTTACAAAGCAAATTTAACCAGGCTGAGTTGATCTACTCAGACCGCTTTGAAAATAACAAAGAGCCTAGAGTCGCTATTGCTTACTCTGAGTACTTGAAAAGCATGGATGACGATAATCAAGCTCAATACGTTTTAACTCAGGCGCTAATTGAGTTTCCTGAATCAGCGGCATTGCACTATAGCTTGGGGCTCTCTTATTTACGAACTCACGAAAGAGTGAATGCGTTACGTCACCTGAGAAATGCATATGATTTGGCCCCGGCTAACGGTTCCTATGGATACACTTACGCGACCTTGGCAAGAGAAAACGATGTTGAGACAGCGATTACTGTTTACCAAGCTATCTATCAGAATCATGCTCAACCAGCCTATCTATACGCTTTGTGCGACACATTATTAGTTGCGGGAAAAGACGCGACCTCCTGCCTTACTGAGCTTGAATCTGTCGTACCTCAAGATGTTGTATCCAAACTAAAAAAACTCTATCTGCCAAATTAA
- a CDS encoding AAA family ATPase, translating to MSTDTRAAIRQLIEQTNQSIIGQAHVTQSMMIALLSGGHILLEGLPGTAKTRAAKILAEQFNMAFSRVQFTPDLLPSDVTGTQIYHQEQSKLTFQPGPIFSSMVLADEINRAPAKVQAALLEAMAEGTVTVAGETMKLPEPFLVIATQNPVEQEGTYPLPEAQMDRFMMKVNVDYPDRESEMLIIDLVRQEELADVNEAMDTGRLQQEQNELLAAAFEGCVEHIAEGKEAVKQIHTSQPIKQYIVDLVMATRFPHLYPDSNLDKWIDVGVSPRASIALDKCSRAHAWLAGRDYVTPDDVRTVVVSVLGHRITPSFDALSHSVSAEQIVDELLLNVPLS from the coding sequence ATGTCTACAGATACTCGTGCAGCCATTCGTCAGTTAATTGAACAGACAAACCAGTCCATTATCGGCCAAGCTCATGTTACACAATCAATGATGATCGCGTTATTGTCGGGCGGGCATATTTTATTGGAAGGGCTTCCTGGAACGGCAAAAACTCGCGCTGCGAAAATATTGGCAGAACAATTCAACATGGCCTTCAGTCGTGTGCAATTTACGCCTGATCTACTTCCTTCAGATGTCACTGGCACGCAGATCTATCATCAAGAACAGTCTAAGTTGACGTTTCAGCCGGGCCCTATTTTTAGTTCTATGGTATTGGCCGATGAAATAAACCGAGCACCAGCAAAAGTTCAAGCCGCCCTGCTAGAAGCGATGGCGGAAGGCACTGTGACGGTTGCGGGTGAAACAATGAAGTTGCCGGAACCTTTTTTAGTGATAGCAACGCAAAACCCTGTTGAACAAGAGGGGACCTATCCGTTACCAGAGGCGCAGATGGACCGCTTCATGATGAAAGTGAATGTTGACTATCCAGACAGAGAGTCTGAAATGTTGATCATTGATTTGGTGCGTCAGGAAGAGCTAGCAGATGTGAATGAGGCTATGGATACTGGTAGATTGCAACAAGAACAAAATGAATTGTTAGCTGCGGCATTTGAAGGTTGTGTTGAACACATCGCAGAAGGCAAAGAGGCGGTAAAGCAAATTCATACATCACAGCCCATTAAGCAATATATTGTGGATCTTGTCATGGCAACTCGCTTCCCACATTTGTACCCAGATTCAAACTTAGATAAGTGGATTGATGTTGGTGTAAGCCCTCGTGCATCGATTGCATTAGACAAATGTAGCCGTGCTCATGCTTGGTTAGCGGGGCGTGATTATGTGACTCCAGATGATGTGAGAACTGTCGTCGTTTCGGTGTTAGGCCACCGTATCACCCCAAGCTTTGATGCTTTGTCTCACTCGGTGAGCGCAGAACAGATCGTTGATGAGTTATTGCTCAATGTGCCTCTTTCCTAA
- a CDS encoding arylsulfatase, producing MFKKKTFLQLAMGAALASTAMASYATTDTSRPNILAIWGDDIGIDNISAYTRGQAGHWTPNIDRIANEGVLFTDFYGENSCTAGRSAFITGQHPMRTGLTKVGMPGAAEGMRQEDPTIATMLKAKGYMTGQFGKNHLGDRDEHLPTANGFDEFMGSLYHLNAEEEPEHPDYPQAPGFKKRFGPRGVIHSYADGRIEDTGALTIKRMETVDEEFLEGALDFIDRAHKEKKPFFVWFNSTRMHVWTHLKEESKGLSKRGGLYGDGLVEHDNMVGQLLDKLDELKIADNTIVSYTTDNGAEKWSWPDGATSRYYGEKNSTWEGGFRVPAMMRWPNKIPAGSVANEIAAHNDWAPTFLGAAGEKNIVADLKKGKKLNGKEYKVHLDGFDLMPALKNGNNTTADNSVEWPRKGFVYAADDGHISAVRMGDWKVMFTVNECHGVETWQCQFEELRFPYIFNLRQDPYENAHKDGVGYQQWRVEHLPYMYLGAAYTFQFLKTFQEFPPRQVPGSFSIDKIADKMQIWQRAQYQ from the coding sequence ATGTTCAAAAAGAAAACCTTCCTACAACTTGCGATGGGCGCCGCGCTTGCATCAACTGCAATGGCAAGTTATGCGACGACGGATACGAGCCGCCCTAACATCCTAGCTATCTGGGGTGATGATATTGGTATCGACAATATTTCGGCATATACACGTGGTCAAGCAGGTCACTGGACTCCGAATATTGATCGTATTGCAAACGAAGGCGTGTTGTTTACTGACTTCTACGGCGAAAACTCTTGTACAGCGGGGCGTAGTGCATTTATCACAGGCCAGCACCCAATGCGTACGGGTTTGACAAAAGTAGGCATGCCAGGCGCTGCTGAAGGTATGCGCCAAGAAGATCCTACAATCGCAACGATGCTTAAGGCCAAGGGTTACATGACAGGCCAATTTGGTAAAAATCACCTTGGTGACCGAGATGAGCACTTACCAACGGCTAATGGTTTTGATGAGTTCATGGGGAGTCTTTACCACCTGAATGCAGAAGAAGAACCAGAGCACCCAGATTACCCACAAGCGCCCGGATTTAAGAAGCGTTTTGGCCCGCGTGGCGTTATTCATTCATACGCAGATGGTCGTATCGAAGATACAGGTGCTCTAACGATTAAACGTATGGAAACTGTGGATGAAGAGTTTCTAGAAGGTGCATTAGACTTTATCGACCGCGCTCATAAAGAGAAAAAACCATTCTTCGTATGGTTTAACTCAACGCGCATGCACGTTTGGACCCACTTGAAAGAAGAGTCTAAAGGCTTGTCAAAACGTGGTGGCCTTTATGGGGACGGTCTAGTTGAACACGATAACATGGTCGGTCAACTGCTTGATAAACTAGATGAACTTAAAATTGCAGACAACACAATCGTTTCGTACACCACTGATAACGGTGCAGAGAAATGGTCTTGGCCCGATGGCGCAACATCTCGTTACTACGGTGAGAAGAACTCAACGTGGGAAGGTGGTTTCCGTGTACCAGCAATGATGCGCTGGCCGAATAAAATCCCTGCGGGCTCTGTTGCAAACGAAATTGCAGCGCACAATGACTGGGCTCCAACATTCCTGGGTGCAGCTGGTGAGAAAAACATTGTTGCTGACCTGAAAAAAGGCAAAAAACTTAATGGTAAAGAGTACAAAGTTCATCTAGATGGCTTTGATTTAATGCCGGCTCTTAAGAATGGTAATAACACAACAGCAGACAACTCTGTTGAGTGGCCTCGTAAGGGCTTCGTTTATGCAGCTGATGATGGTCATATTTCAGCCGTTCGTATGGGCGACTGGAAAGTGATGTTCACTGTGAACGAGTGTCATGGTGTTGAAACGTGGCAGTGCCAGTTCGAAGAGCTGCGTTTCCCTTACATCTTTAACTTACGCCAAGACCCGTATGAGAATGCGCATAAAGATGGCGTAGGCTACCAACAATGGCGTGTAGAGCACCTTCCATACATGTACTTGGGTGCGGCTTACACATTTCAGTTCTTGAAAACATTCCAAGAATTCCCACCACGCCAAGTTCCAGGCTCTTTCTCTATCGACAAAATCGCCGATAAGATGCAAATCTGGCAGCGCGCTCAATACCAATAA
- a CDS encoding VWA domain-containing protein has product MIEFEYLWAFALLPLPIVIYCFVPGHKTPQIALKVPFFDALVSSLGLSAEKGSNQIRAGIWQRSSLILGWLLVVSAAAKPVWLGPEETRLLAGRDVMIVLDLSGSMATDDFSNAVGNQVTRLAASKQVLDTFSQKRKGDRLGLIVFGDSAFLQSPFTVDHTAWLSLLNETEPAMAGQSTHLGDAIGLGIKTFLSQEQNAQAVQLAPENSAHERLTREHPSRDHLMIVLTDGNDTDSLVPPIDAAKVAAAHNIKIHLVAMGSPNTPGEQAIDMETIDTVAKLTGGRSFLAISPSELNNVYDTINELEPSVFESYRYQPKQSLHYVPLLIAFIYHLLFMVVRSILRFRRTSETQKVRAL; this is encoded by the coding sequence ATGATCGAGTTTGAGTATCTTTGGGCTTTTGCCTTATTGCCCCTGCCGATTGTTATCTACTGTTTTGTACCTGGCCATAAAACGCCTCAAATTGCCCTGAAAGTCCCTTTTTTTGACGCACTAGTATCGAGTTTAGGGCTGAGTGCAGAAAAAGGGTCAAACCAAATAAGAGCGGGGATTTGGCAACGTTCGTCTTTGATTCTAGGTTGGCTTTTAGTCGTTTCGGCAGCAGCGAAGCCTGTTTGGCTCGGGCCAGAGGAGACCAGATTGCTAGCTGGGCGTGATGTGATGATTGTTCTGGATCTGTCGGGTTCTATGGCAACAGATGATTTTTCTAATGCTGTTGGGAATCAAGTGACTCGCTTGGCAGCCTCAAAACAGGTGTTGGACACGTTCAGTCAAAAGCGTAAGGGCGACCGGCTTGGTCTCATTGTATTCGGCGATTCTGCTTTTCTACAGTCACCATTTACAGTCGATCACACAGCGTGGTTATCCTTGCTGAATGAAACCGAGCCAGCAATGGCCGGACAAAGTACCCATTTGGGCGATGCGATTGGTCTTGGCATTAAGACATTTCTTTCACAGGAGCAGAACGCTCAAGCTGTTCAGCTTGCTCCCGAAAACTCTGCTCACGAACGCCTTACGCGCGAACACCCTAGTCGAGATCACTTGATGATTGTGCTAACTGATGGCAATGACACAGACAGTTTAGTACCACCAATTGATGCCGCTAAAGTCGCAGCTGCGCACAACATTAAAATTCATCTTGTGGCGATGGGCAGTCCGAACACTCCCGGAGAGCAAGCGATTGATATGGAAACGATTGATACCGTCGCTAAATTAACCGGTGGCAGGAGCTTTTTAGCTATTTCACCTTCAGAGCTGAATAACGTTTACGACACCATCAATGAACTCGAGCCTAGTGTGTTTGAAAGCTACCGTTACCAGCCGAAACAAAGTCTTCACTATGTGCCTTTACTTATCGCCTTCATCTATCACTTGCTGTTTATGGTCGTTCGATCCATTTTGAGATTTCGTAGGACATCAGAGACTCAGAAGGTGAGGGCGTTATGA
- a CDS encoding response regulator transcription factor — MTNTTKISFEDLVTEQSDALIGSPPKDFDMTWQRIAHSVLDWFDIDRVTLFPNSMIMLNDGKTVTIAREGVPELNAQSFISGNYLDYLKQLRTKKRWLTFSEQEMSDHKISVLRTLYTEGGRWHGIIPLKLFGQDWGALSFSRFNNELSPLSDQDMKRLKLICDIWLCYWQHSTMARNLKQDQATNANEGEKLLLLSPKQCSVLTLLAQGFTAKQCAEKLFLSPRTIESHKYRMIDILELENNTELIQFALRNGLGIEQ; from the coding sequence ATGACAAATACCACTAAAATATCTTTTGAAGACCTAGTGACGGAACAATCCGACGCATTAATTGGCTCGCCTCCCAAAGATTTTGACATGACTTGGCAAAGAATCGCGCACTCTGTATTAGATTGGTTTGACATTGATAGAGTCACGCTTTTCCCCAACTCAATGATCATGCTAAACGACGGAAAGACCGTTACTATCGCTCGTGAGGGGGTTCCAGAACTCAACGCACAGAGCTTTATTAGTGGCAATTATTTAGATTATTTAAAACAACTAAGAACCAAAAAACGTTGGCTGACATTTAGCGAACAAGAGATGAGTGACCACAAGATATCCGTCCTCAGAACACTGTATACGGAAGGTGGGCGTTGGCATGGCATCATCCCTCTGAAACTGTTTGGTCAAGATTGGGGGGCGCTATCCTTTTCCAGATTTAACAATGAGTTATCGCCACTATCAGATCAAGACATGAAACGTCTTAAGCTTATTTGCGATATCTGGCTTTGTTACTGGCAGCACTCAACAATGGCTCGAAACCTAAAACAAGACCAAGCGACTAATGCAAATGAAGGTGAGAAGCTTCTTCTATTATCACCTAAGCAGTGCTCTGTATTAACACTGCTCGCTCAAGGGTTTACCGCAAAACAGTGTGCAGAAAAGCTATTCTTAAGCCCCCGAACCATCGAATCTCATAAATATCGTATGATCGACATATTAGAGCTTGAGAACAATACAGAACTCATTCAGTTCGCACTTCGTAATGGCCTAGGAATCGAACAATAA
- a CDS encoding DUF58 domain-containing protein produces the protein MNVPDDVRVVSSFESLMATKLKSTGFSLPPITRSRSRQAGNHLSRYRGRGLNFEEFRHYQMGDDIRSIDWNVTQRMLEPHVRVQSEEKDLPVVLLVDQRNSMFFSSVDTMKSVVAAQVAACCAWKILKDSDRVGALIFSNDQLYWHKPQRHSAHVARILQSLALANQDLCRTEHKRKKLIGSGLSDALSKLTQQKLKGCFIVMISDFNDATEQDVQRIKWLKQHNDLMGIAVNDPMELELQFSQPIHLSDGDWQLLADTSLNEKLRRYNQVTQQGYQDIHQLLSAGGVDVVRLDTSGNHITDFIQKMSGDYRVR, from the coding sequence ATGAATGTGCCTGATGACGTAAGAGTTGTTAGCTCGTTTGAATCTTTGATGGCGACGAAATTGAAGTCGACAGGTTTCTCCTTGCCACCCATCACTAGAAGCCGTTCTCGACAAGCGGGTAACCACTTATCTCGTTATCGTGGTCGCGGGCTTAACTTTGAAGAGTTTCGTCATTATCAAATGGGGGATGATATTCGCAGTATAGATTGGAATGTCACACAAAGAATGCTTGAACCCCATGTAAGGGTTCAAAGTGAGGAGAAAGATCTGCCCGTGGTGTTGCTCGTTGATCAACGTAATAGCATGTTCTTTTCATCAGTTGATACCATGAAGTCTGTGGTTGCGGCTCAAGTTGCAGCTTGCTGTGCTTGGAAAATATTAAAAGATAGTGATCGCGTTGGAGCCCTTATTTTTTCAAATGATCAGCTGTACTGGCACAAGCCACAGCGTCATTCCGCACACGTCGCTCGAATCCTACAGTCTCTGGCACTCGCGAATCAAGACTTGTGTCGAACAGAACATAAACGTAAGAAACTTATTGGTTCAGGGTTATCAGACGCTTTGTCTAAGCTAACGCAGCAGAAGCTAAAAGGCTGTTTTATCGTGATGATCAGCGATTTCAATGATGCTACAGAGCAAGATGTTCAACGTATCAAATGGTTAAAGCAGCACAATGACTTGATGGGTATCGCTGTGAACGACCCAATGGAACTTGAACTTCAATTTTCGCAACCGATTCACCTAAGTGATGGTGATTGGCAGCTCTTGGCTGATACCTCATTGAACGAGAAACTTCGTCGATACAACCAAGTAACCCAGCAAGGCTACCAAGACATCCACCAGTTATTAAGTGCTGGTGGTGTTGATGTGGTTAGGTTAGATACGTCTGGCAACCACATCACTGATTTTATTCAAAAAATGAGTGGGGACTATCGTGTCCGATAA
- a CDS encoding anaerobic sulfatase maturase: protein MTMTQSAQHNTVMLPKAAPAKRMNIMTKPIGSACNIDCTYCYYLSKEELLGHERGCATQMSEEMLDTYIRTYIEQQNFPEIVFHWQGGEPTLLGVNFFRDVVRLQKKYCPKGVRIENNLQTNGTLLNDEWGKFLSKNNFMVGLSIDGPEMIHNAYRTNRAGRGTFKQTMKGIDILHKHKVNFATLTCVNNLTGSNPLEVYRFLRDEIGSPQMQFIPIVEPKSFRGTAPQKWADEEIIFQGMPETEPSHPNSVVESWCVSDHQWGEFLCTIFDEWLENDIGKVNVPYFESCVETWMGRVNPLCTLAPMCGKGLAIEHNGDVFACDHYVYPDYKLGNINDAKLEDMQFSIGQEEFGRAKESSLPKQCRECTYQFACFGECPKNRFIKTLDGETGLNYLCAGWKRFFSHIDPYISMVVATMGYPVNKGINSDAMKIKFK from the coding sequence ATAACAATGACCCAATCAGCTCAACACAACACAGTTATGTTGCCAAAAGCAGCGCCCGCGAAACGTATGAATATCATGACTAAGCCTATTGGCTCGGCATGTAATATTGATTGCACATATTGTTACTATCTAAGCAAAGAAGAGTTACTTGGCCATGAGCGTGGCTGTGCGACTCAAATGAGCGAAGAAATGCTCGATACCTACATCAGAACCTATATCGAACAGCAAAACTTCCCTGAGATTGTATTCCATTGGCAAGGTGGCGAACCAACGTTACTTGGCGTGAATTTCTTCCGTGATGTCGTACGCCTTCAAAAGAAATATTGCCCGAAAGGCGTCAGAATTGAGAACAACCTTCAGACAAACGGCACATTGTTGAATGATGAATGGGGCAAGTTCTTAAGTAAAAATAACTTCATGGTTGGTTTAAGTATTGATGGCCCTGAGATGATCCACAATGCGTACCGTACCAACCGAGCTGGTCGCGGCACATTCAAGCAAACCATGAAAGGCATCGACATTCTGCATAAACACAAGGTGAATTTTGCGACATTAACTTGTGTAAATAATCTCACAGGCTCAAATCCACTGGAAGTTTATCGCTTTCTACGCGACGAGATTGGTTCACCTCAGATGCAGTTTATCCCAATCGTTGAACCGAAATCGTTCCGAGGTACGGCTCCTCAAAAGTGGGCCGATGAAGAAATTATATTTCAAGGCATGCCTGAAACCGAGCCAAGCCACCCTAACTCAGTCGTTGAGTCTTGGTGCGTATCTGACCATCAATGGGGCGAGTTTCTTTGCACCATTTTTGACGAATGGTTAGAGAACGATATTGGCAAAGTGAATGTACCGTATTTCGAATCTTGCGTTGAAACTTGGATGGGTCGTGTAAACCCTCTTTGTACACTTGCTCCTATGTGTGGAAAAGGTCTAGCTATTGAGCACAATGGTGATGTATTCGCTTGTGACCACTACGTTTACCCTGATTACAAACTTGGCAATATCAATGATGCCAAGCTTGAAGATATGCAGTTTTCTATAGGCCAAGAAGAGTTTGGACGTGCAAAAGAGTCTTCACTTCCAAAGCAATGTAGAGAGTGTACCTATCAATTCGCCTGTTTCGGTGAATGTCCAAAAAATCGCTTCATTAAAACGCTGGATGGTGAAACAGGGTTGAACTACCTATGTGCAGGTTGGAAACGCTTCTTCTCTCATATTGACCCCTATATCTCAATGGTTGTGGCCACTATGGGTTACCCAGTAAACAAAGGCATCAACAGTGATGCAATGAAGATTAAGTTTAAATAG
- a CDS encoding vWA domain-containing protein yields MMGNFHFIRPEWLLLIIPLVAVLIMNWRRSKKQHSWVTYFPKHLSDALRAGESSRVKHLPLILLSVICLVVIVIVSGPSWYRQSSPFAEDTTPLVIVLDVSESMLQKDVAPNRLFRAKQKIAELVDQQGKGRTALVVYSGSAHLAMPLTQDVAVFKPLLAAIQPGVMPRDGKFAEYTLPVLNKLNSETDHATVLLATDAINQLAYGEYQGYFEENGHQLLIYGIGNQDVRSSLPMEAEALSKLANSVGGDFVAFTQDDQDIQNLSGKITSFSELSADQAEPWFDASYPLVWVVLVPYLLWFRKGWLVQWCVVGVLFYSATYSPNLYAVEFSLVDIWMTKDQQGALYYREQDYQKAAQVFENEYWKATAYYQAGEYEVAQQFYMRSDTLLSQLGAAASLANQKEFVAARSLYREILEQYSDNQEAQHNLKIVEDVIAYIDSFTKEQSKSNERQVSRENGDKPERSDGVKQQVEQAQVIQEALSAEQILNDPQANDKWMKRVQSDLSSFIATKFALQHQQGLANQAEWKDEAK; encoded by the coding sequence ATGATGGGAAATTTTCATTTTATCCGCCCTGAATGGCTGTTGTTAATCATCCCTCTTGTTGCGGTGTTAATAATGAACTGGCGTCGAAGTAAGAAACAACATTCGTGGGTAACGTATTTCCCCAAGCACTTGTCTGATGCTCTGCGTGCTGGGGAGTCATCACGTGTTAAGCACCTTCCGCTCATATTACTCAGTGTTATCTGCTTGGTCGTGATAGTGATTGTTTCCGGGCCAAGTTGGTATCGTCAGTCTTCGCCTTTTGCAGAAGACACCACGCCTTTAGTGATTGTACTTGATGTCTCTGAGTCGATGTTACAAAAGGATGTTGCACCTAACCGGTTGTTCAGAGCAAAACAAAAAATAGCGGAGCTTGTCGACCAGCAAGGCAAAGGTAGAACGGCTTTAGTCGTCTACTCAGGTAGCGCCCATTTAGCAATGCCTTTAACTCAAGACGTGGCGGTGTTTAAGCCCTTATTGGCAGCTATTCAACCTGGAGTTATGCCAAGAGATGGGAAGTTTGCGGAATATACCTTACCTGTCCTCAACAAGCTGAACTCTGAAACTGACCATGCAACGGTATTACTGGCGACCGATGCCATCAATCAACTGGCTTACGGTGAGTATCAAGGTTATTTCGAGGAGAACGGCCATCAACTACTGATTTATGGTATTGGCAACCAAGATGTTCGATCTTCGTTACCGATGGAGGCTGAAGCTCTGTCAAAACTAGCCAACTCGGTGGGTGGCGATTTCGTTGCTTTTACTCAAGATGACCAAGATATACAAAATCTGAGTGGGAAAATAACGTCTTTTTCTGAACTTTCAGCAGACCAAGCTGAGCCTTGGTTTGATGCGAGTTACCCTTTGGTGTGGGTGGTGTTGGTCCCGTATTTATTGTGGTTTAGAAAAGGTTGGTTGGTTCAATGGTGCGTTGTAGGGGTCCTGTTTTATAGTGCCACATACAGCCCTAATCTATACGCAGTAGAGTTTTCCTTGGTCGATATTTGGATGACTAAAGATCAGCAAGGTGCTCTGTATTATCGAGAGCAAGATTATCAAAAAGCAGCTCAAGTGTTTGAAAATGAGTACTGGAAAGCAACGGCTTATTACCAAGCAGGCGAATACGAAGTGGCACAACAATTTTACATGCGTAGTGACACTTTACTGAGCCAATTAGGTGCAGCGGCTTCATTGGCCAACCAAAAAGAGTTTGTCGCGGCAAGGTCTTTGTATCGAGAGATCTTGGAGCAATACTCTGACAATCAAGAAGCACAGCATAACTTAAAGATTGTTGAAGATGTGATTGCTTATATTGATAGCTTTACTAAGGAACAGTCGAAAAGCAATGAACGTCAGGTGAGTAGAGAAAATGGTGATAAGCCGGAACGCTCAGATGGCGTGAAGCAGCAAGTGGAACAAGCTCAAGTGATTCAAGAAGCTTTATCTGCTGAACAAATCTTAAATGATCCACAAGCCAACGACAAATGGATGAAGCGAGTCCAGAGTGACCTATCGAGCTTTATCGCAACCAAGTTCGCATTACAGCATCAACAAGGGTTGGCAAACCAAGCGGAGTGGAAAGATGAAGCTAAGTAG